The genomic interval CACTCTTGTATCATTGTCCGGTCTAATGTTATTGACATAACCTTTAATATAGTTATgacaaaaaaatgtattatattCTATAATTTATAGTTAAATGAAACGTAAGAGTAAAAGAAGGTGGTTATGATCTTCCGCATGGTTGgagaaaaagttaaaagaaaaatttggtCAAGTTGCAGGAAGAGAAAGACACATCACATGAGAGGAGATGAAGATATTGATGATGTTATAGAGGAAAGCCAACTTAAGATGTACGATAAGCGAGGTGATTATTAGATTAAAAGATAGAAAAGGGTATTCTTGAAGACAAAAATAGGCatgaaaacataattttattttttgtgataCCATGCACCAAGAATAGAAGAAATGATGAAATGAAACTAGAAAGAAGGGTGGATTGAGAGGTGGAGGCGTTGGGAGGAAAAGTAGAAGCGAATGTTTTGAGCTGTTGaaaccaaaaacagaaacaTGTCTGGAAGAATAAGGATTGGAGAGAGAGACAGAGACAAAGAGAGAATCATTGTCCCATCGAGAAAACGTAGCGGCATGGTTGCATTCTCCCTCTTCATCTTCTGTTCCTTCATCCTCCTCGGCCAGCCGTCTTATTCCTCCACGCAGCCCCCCAATCTTGACCCTGACAGCATCGACCTCCTCGGCGACGCCCACGTTGTCGCCAACAACGACGCCGCCTCTCACGTGCGCCTCACCGACCCCTCCCCCTCCTCCTCCGGCCTCCTCCGCCGCCCCGAGCCCCTCATCTTCGCCGACGCCACCACCACCCTCTCCACCGAATTCTCCTTCTCCATCTCCGGCAACGGCGATGGCGTCCTCCTCGTCCTCACCGCCGCTTCTGGCAACGGTTCGGATACCGTTGCCGTTGAGTTCGACACGTCCAAGGATGAGAATGTAGGAGACCCCAACTCGAACCACGTTGGCATCGACGTGGGAAGCCACGTGTCCCTGGCTGTCGCGAATGTTTCCGATGTGAACTTGGTTCTCAATAACGGGGAAAAGTTGAATGCTTGGGTTGATTATGAAGCTGGTTCTAAGGGGATGGAAGTTAGGTTAAGCAAATGGGGTGAAAAAAAGCCCTCTGATCCCATTGTTTCTCTTAAGATTGACTTCTATAAGATTTGGCATGGGAATCCTGTGTTTGCGGGCATAACTTCTTCGAACGGTGGCCATTGGATGCAGGTTGTGAGTATCTATTCGTGGAGGCTTAGAATGAATAAAGTTTCAACTGGGTTGCATTCTCTTCCTGTGGATCCGCACGGTTTATCTGAGGATGAGCATAGGAGAGCTTGTCCGTTGACGGTTCTTGCTGGGGTGATTTTTGGAACTGGGTGTGTTGCGTTGGTGACGTTTGTGGTGCTGTTTATGTGGGTGATTTTCTTCCAAAAGGGTTCAGAGGAGTCTCTTGCGAAAATCCCTGATCACCCTTCGGATGTGAGGTATGAAAGAATTGATGTGGCTGTTGAGAGGAATGCGCAGGATGATGAGAGTTAGAGACTAGGTGATGACGATCTTGTTTGTAACTTTTGTCCTCATTGTTGTGTATTTATGTCACCTGGAGGATACTACTGTAGGAGATTGTCATACTGTAAATTTTGTTTGTAATATGTAAAGCACGTTCACTCCCTCATTGGGAGccacttttattttaattttgtaacatGCTTATTGCAGCTGCAGCTGTGATATACCATATATTCATACTATTTCTTTACTGCTTCATTCTGTGTTTCTTTTCACCCAAATTTCATtaagattttatagcagtagaAACTAGGAATGTTATTTAAGGATGAGTGTTTCCTAATTAAATTGAAGGGGATGCGTATTCTCCCCATAAGATCTAGAGATAGCAATGGAACAGAGGACTGCACTCACTCACCCTGTATTCCCTTGCAGCATCTGGCTTTTATTTAGATGCTTTGATGCAGTCATGTGGTAACAACCGTTGGaattattcatatttatctATGTTCTCTTCTTTCCTTCAACTTTTTTCCTCATCAAACCATCTTCTATTGTTTTCCAAGCAATTCGAATCAGAGACTCTGTCATGCCTTCTAATTTAGCTTTTGCTTAAAAACGTTTTTGTGCCTTACGGTAACTGTACACTTCAAGATTTCACCACTTTTAATTCTATTGGGCTCTAGACTGGACAACATCCAAACAGTTCTTAACTTTTAAAATTGgcatgttgtaacttctttcttaGAAGTGAAGAATGCTTAGAacactctttcttcctacacttcTGCACCCCATCCTAAATGTAAAAatactgttttttctttttctttttttgccACTTCcatacataatccggaagttattTTTGGATCCGGAAGAGTTCTTGAGATTTATAAAATCAGGAACTCTTTTTTGCATTTGAAATAAgtctatggattatgtaattcagaagtCAATCTGATATTTAGgaaagactttcagattatgtaatccgaaagctaatcacacatctaaaaaaaacttatggattacataatccaaaagctaatcttatgtatagaaaagactttcagattatgtaatccagaagctaatcacaaaaggcttctggattacataatccagaagctaattctagatctagaaaaagacttttgaactatgtaatccgaaatattaaaaaaagagtatttttggaatataaaaaatataggtCACACAAGAAGaaggaggtgcaggaagaagcagcctgcTTTGAAACGTTTTCTTTTAAACtccaaacaaatattaaaatattacattgTCAAGTTTATATATATTCTCAAGAAGAAACTTTTCATTTGTAGAATTTTTTTCACAATAGCATGAttcgtttttgttttttttcccACATGGAACACTTTTGATACTATATTTACGCAGATAGTATGGTTTTTGATTTAGCTCAGAATTTTGTCCCAGAAAGTCGAATTTTGACTTTGGATGAACTGATCTGGCACCGAACAAACCAGCCGGAATTTGATTTTCGGAAAACCAAATTAAGCTGTATTTTTTCCGTTTTGATTTAGTAAATAATACAAAGAGttaaattttagagaaaaaattataaaaacaattaattgaaaaaagttgtttggaggaaattgtgaagaaaaaattataaaataattaattgaaaacaaTTGTTTGGAGAAAAATATATTCTTGGTCTCTTACAAAATTAACAGATTGatattttgacaaaaaaaattaattgatttattttacaAGTTTCAATAAatcatttgaaattttaatcGATTAATTGattatctataaatattttaattggttgattttgtaaaaaaattcattctaaACCATATTGAACGTGCCTTATCTTTCTAAGATATATTTTAACGagacatattttaaaaaataaaatcatttttcatcAATTAAAATCAGTTTATAACTTGTACATAGACTagcttataaaaaaattattatatattttttaattttaatatataaaaaaaatcttcatattttttttctaaaaatatttataaaaaactttGTCTAAATATGTGTTAAATTATGAACCATCAACCATTTCTAACCTTTGGAGGATtcaacttatattttttttttataataatgaatGAATAAAATTGAATAGAGATTTGAGGAATCATGCAATATATACACAACCAGTTCAAACCAGCAACAGACCTACTAAAAAACCTAAATGacttctaaaaaataattgatttctattatataatttatataatatgtatAAGGTTAAACCATTCTTAATTATTAAGTGTACCTATTACTCTATccttattgctgataaaaaaaaaacttctaaaaAACAATATATCTAATTATCGAAAAACCTCGGACAACAACATCCTCTATTGTCTTTTTGGATAACATCAATTTCTGTCAACTGCTACTAAATTCTTGGCTGCATAACAGATGATAAATTAGGCTTCCTAATTATAATGCATATCTTATTTACTATCATGCATAACttgttttttaaaagaaatcaatCTTTTACACGTAAGGTTTGTTTCCCAACACAGTGCCATTTTCCACCTCAGGTTTTGTAGAACACAGAAGTTATGGTTTTTATTCAAATCACGTTTCACTATACATAATTTTGTTCAAGGCAACACCAAATTTTACAAGCGATAGAGTTTTCCTTAAAAATATCTGGTATAATTGAATATACAGAATTTAAATTTGAGAcaataattaaatcaaaattatttgttATGAATTAATCTAGTATTAAGTGGAATTAGAAGTTATACTTTGCTTTAGTAGCAGAGAACTATTGAAAAGCATCTAGAAAAAAAAGTCACTGAAAGATAGAGAAAAAGAAAGCAAAGATGCAGCATGAAGGAGACATCAACGTACATGTTTGATAGGAAAAGGTTAACAGCACTATACTCCATTCCTGTAACCTTTTTAATAATGTATTTCTTTCCAATTATCTACACAAAGTTTTATCATTCTCATTCCATCCCAAAATTAACTGTGATATGCGTTCTAAAATAACCGCTTTCACGTATAAATAATGCTGTGAAAATTTGAAAGGATTGTTTAAATTGACTCGTTAGTAAAAAAGTCCAACATGCTAAAAGCTGAagcatatatatattattaatgtggTCAAAAGGGTGACAGAGCCTTTGCATGAATTCCAAATGATATGATAGTGAATGTAGtgtcatcattttttttatattaagaaaatgacaaattttagttaatagtacaatatatattttgtgtGTGAGTTTGGTTAAAAAACAAGATTTCTAAGGGTTCTTTTTTTTAGATTGAACTTGTTGGGTCATGGGTCTAGCTCGATGTTTGATTATTTATGGGTCGTTTTTCGACCTGTGTATCTAACATTATGAGGGAGCACAAGTCAAGGAATTTCAATCAATTAGACTTAATCATCATTAATGACTCAATTAAGACAGAATCATGACTAAAGGTGGAGAGGTTACAATTCAGTCTAtatatacttgattatactctACAGAAAGGCACATCATCTAAACACCTAATAAACAATACAGGGAGTACTCTCCTATTTCATATTATACTCATTATATTTATGCTCTTACTGACTTGTGTGTCGGAGTGTCATCGCAGGAGGAGTCCCTCTCGTTTCCAGAAGGCCTTGTTCATCAAGATTCCGACTGACCTTAAGTTGGCTAGAACAAAACTCAAGTTGATATTTATGTGATTTGAAAAgttgaaaatttgttttaaatttatttaggcAAGTTTGTATTTATTGGAGGGTTTGCAAAgaaatttatagtatattttttaaaaggattgaaaCACACTTTTTGTATTctctattattttaatttattgtttgatGATTGAAAGAAAAAGATCTTGTGTATGTGGAGTTGTGTTTGGATGATATCTAATAATTGGAAAGAAAGATGTGCAACCTTTCATTTGGAATAAGATGGGGCACACCAGCTATATCATTCATTCATAATGGATCAATCAATCACTAATAGTGGATTCTCTATCATCTACTCTTTAGTCAAATAATCGCATTTTTCACTTTACCAatataaattcatataaaaaagttatattaatcATACGAATTCATTtcacatataaatagaaaaaatatatttcacatCATTTTTTCTGATtcaagtaaaattattttttatgaatatattaattaatatactgaaaattgtatATCCTTACGATAATAATAATCAATAACAAATGAGatcaaaagtaaaataaaataaaataataataatagaaacaatAAATGGGAGTGGTTAGTGCATTCCGTTCACCATATCTTTTGGCAAATCTTTTTCTATCCTACAAATAGTTTGTGCTTGTAATATTCTTTAACTTTGTTTAGACAAATAAGgctgatgaaaaaaaaataaaaatcaacggataaggttaaaattttaaaaaaattcagttAGTTATTTTGTTTGGAGATCTtatataattagatataaatatatttcataatatataattcaatataaattatttgaagaGAAAATTCTATAAGAttagttaaacttaaaatttatttgttaatattGGATGAGAGTCATTTATAACCTATTTTAAAGAAGTTGGTTAGATTTATAAGTTATAAtataaaagtaattacaaatcttcttttcttaagatttagttaaagttaaaatccaTTTCTTAGTAATTATCTACTAAACCAACTAAATTATTACTATTCAATCAGGAAAAACGTTCTCGttcaaaaacaaatataaatataaatattaatattaatataaatatagaaCTTTCttctataataaaataacatataattacattacatatattttatatatttcattacagtataatttaatatattttgtataagAGGAAAATTCTGATGATAATTATAACATATATTTctaaaacaataatattaactaaACACGTGTTTAATCATTCTCGAAAGTTTAAATTCTCGTGAACTTTAATTATTAATCAgacatatttgtttttaaaagcaGCAACACTTATGCAAACACTGATTGAACAGAATTCAGTGTCTGAGACGAAAGGTTTGTGCCCAACACAATTGCATTTTCCACCTCACGTTTCCTAGCAACATGAAAAAAGAGTTATGCTTTATGTTAGCACCACCAATAATCTTGAAAAGCATCTCAAGAAAGTTATTCaacacaaaaagaaaagaaaagtaaagaTGAAGCACCAAGCAGACACCAACTCCATCATTCGTAGCAAAAGATTATTAACACCACCACCACTTCCTTCCCACACCCTTTTACAAATGCATTCATGTTATCTTAATTaccaaaattaattatcatttgcATTCAAAATCAACCACTTTCACTTATATAACTTCATAAAGGAAGAAGGAACGGACAGAAAGAAAGAatgctataaaaaaaaaacatataaattagGACCAACTTGTGGTTTTAAAAACAACAATTTTGAGTTGAtggtttacaaatttatttagcTTTTAAAGGACTCATttttgttttgcattttttatttaaagaataGATGAGCATTCTCCAAGCTGAAAAGCATAAAttctattaattattaatgtgGTCAAAGTGGTGAAGGAATTCAAAACGATATCAGTCTCCTTAAAAATCTTGTTAGAATCTTTTCCACCTTTATTTTTGTTGTGTAGTGAATAATATGGTGTCATTTTCATGTAAAGAACATTCAACAGAAAAAAGAAGGCCAACTGTGAAAAGCCATTTGTCTTTAGTTTTAAGGGTAAAAAGTTGAagcaatatatatgtatatgtggGATTGCCCTTGGAGCGTACCCAATAGGAATTTGAAATCAATTGGGATAACACCCACCATCACATGCAACACTAACTTTCTCCCATTTTGGTATGAACTCGCACCAGCTTCAGCATTCATAATTTATCCAGCAACCATTCGGTGGATTCTCGTTCATTCACTTCACTCAACAGGTACGCAATCAAAGTCTGTTTCTGATGTTTAATGTTAATACTCATAATTTATATGTATTCGATTAAAAATTGTTGAAGGGTTTAAGTTAGTTGGATTTTGTGTTTTTGATGTTGAATATTGTTATCATCACTCACTCCTTCACCACTGTTAATGcattttcatcttcaaatctTACGCTGGTATACACAATCTTCAGTAGTTTAAGTTTCGCTGGAACACTTCCTTTTTAGAAGTAAGAAATTGGATATGGAGCCAGAAAATAGGGTATGTTTAGATTGATTtggaaaacagagaaagtttgtTCTTAAGAGAtttaaagtttttttgttcATTCATGTTTGTTGTACAAAAGCAGTAAAAGATATATTTGTGCTAAAATGGAGATTTGGTCAGCAAGAAACGCATATACAGCACTTGCAAAAAATAACTAACATgatttgacttatggattttGTTTGGTTTATCATTTTGGTATAGTCTCTATCTTTCtgtaattttatttacttaattattttttattgataaaaaatatttatttggtGTCAACGAGTAGGCAACCTAACTTTAAGATTGAAACGTGTGGATCGGCAAGTCGATAACTTTTATCgacattcaaaatattattattattattttatgagttTAATTTTAACTCTttgttattgttaatatttttatattactgACTAATGAAAAATTAGCTTCATATAACtctcaacaataataataaatttaataattttactgATAACTTATGATGAGGTGATgattttataaacaaatttacagtttagatgaaaataaatttataggAGCTGTATATATTGAAAACAGATATTTATAAGACGTTGAGTGAACCGTTCCATATAATAAATAACACACTATATATCCTCTAGATATTGAAAACAAATCCTATTACGTCACAAATATTAAAGATGAGATTTGGAttattaacaagaaaaaaatacatttgcttttattattattagtaaaatatttcgcaggaataaaaaaaacaaaaacaaactccATGAGTTTCCGTTTGACGtttgtataataaataaattaaaaattgaattgataaaatatattataatgagATTTAGtttatttacattaataattttactatataatttaaaaaaaaattaaagtagaatgaataagaaaatatttaaatgattaaaagaagaattaaaatttcaaatggaTACTTATAAAggtaatattatttattaaatgaaaatcaaaattaaacagGAGCATTTTGgtaattatagtatatatttccaaaaaaataacattaactAAACACGTGTTTTAATCATTCTTGTAAAGTTTAATTATTAACCagagatatttatttttaatactcAATAATGGTATTTTCATATATGTTATTCCAAAAACAGGATAGATAACTTGACACAAACagctcttagaaatttgagtaagagttaaaatatatacttaaaacatatatttatgcAGAGTATTAAAACTTAAGGTTTATTTAACATTAGCATCTAGCTATTAAatgtaaaaatgatttttaaatctttaactAACATGGCTTCTTTAAAAAAGGAATTAcgaacaataataataaattatgaaaccAATCTAACAATCATTACTAAATATGATAAGACTATAAACCCacacaaaaaatttattaagttcaaattttacatacaaacttatttttacttttagttagtttaaaattaatcaaaattccCTATCCTGacctaataaattataaaatacacTTCATCGCATTACAAACACCATCTTTCTTACACAATTAGATATTTTTCCATCAAATTGAGATTTAtgcaaagaaaaaagaagaagataaacATGGAATAAAGTCCAGTGATGGGTTCCAGGAACTGGACAAAGTGAATAAATGTGGAGCCAATTTATCTTTACGCGTTTATTTTGTGCGTATTAAAGAACACCGACATAACACTGCATGAAAAAGAAATTGCTAAAACATATATTTGAAAGTGGATAATTTGGTTTTAatacacttttattttatttaatctaaAGTATTAAAACGCTGGATCCTAAGATAAGTGTTGAAATCCCTTTGAATGAGAAAGTGTAAGTATTAGTAACATAGTATTTACCTTATTAATTTTGTCTATAAAAGGAAGTGTGATTGGCTGGTTGTTGTTGGTTTTGGTTGAATATATAAAAGAAGGGTGTTGGTTCCTCCGTTCACGCTGGCGGTAAGGCTTTGTTTGGAAGGAGCAGCATCTTACCGTGACGCTGCTCTCAACGACAACGAAACAACAAACACTACCTCTGCGACAACATCAAACAATGGGAAGAAGAGACATTGAACTCCAAACAAACAAGGTCTATGGCCACGATGTTGTAGCAGATGCTGAAGGTCCAAGTACCGCTCATCAAATTAGCAGCGGTTTGTAATCTCATGGCTTTTCACTTTTCCATTTATTCATTACATTTCCAAGATTTCTCTCTTTACAGAACCTGCAGAGTCCAAGGTTTTGAGTTTGAAACCATATGAACTAGCAAGAACATAATTAACACGTGCTTTATTTTTAACAACCAAGAAAGTTGTAAAGATACAGCCAGATTAcgatttttcaaattttcaccTATTCATTTCGGTTGAGTCAATGTTTCAAATTGTGTGTTACATTACATTTATGATTCTTTACGTCTGGATTTTGACTTTGCTCAATTGTCTCAGACTTATCATCAATTTCTCCCAGGAATTAATTCTGCCATTAATTCTTCGATTCTTCCCCTTTAAGTTTATGTTCTGTGTATATGTGCAGATTCATGGTTTCAAGTGGGGTTTATCCTCACGACTGGAATCAACAGTGCCTATGTGCTTGGATATTCAGGGACGGTTATGGTTCCATTGGGATGGACCGGGGGTGTGGTTGGTCTAGTTCTTGCTACCATAATATCGCTCTATGCAAATGCTTTAATTGCTCATCTCCATGAATATGGAGGACAAAGACATATTAGGTATAGAGATCTTGCTGGATATATATATGGTAAGACAAATTAGTTACTTTCATCTCTTCACTTTGCTTGCCGTGTTATTTCCTGCAGCCTATGCTCATTTCATTCTTGCAGGAAAGAAAGCCTATTCTCTCACATGGGCTCTGCAGTATATCAATCTTTTCATGATAAACACTGGCTACATCATTTTGGCCGGTTCAGCCTTGAAAGTAAGAGAGATTTTTGGAACAAAGTATATCTTTTCTTCTCATTTAATTCAATTTGGATTCTTTTCCTTAATGACTTGTTTCACAACTGATAAGTGTTTTGCAGTCATTTTCAGATTGCATTGtagttatttcaattttttttctcaaccaAATTTTCTTTTACTGTGATACAGGCTACTTATGTTCTGTTCAGGGATGATGGGCTGTTGAAACTTCCATACTGTATTGCCATAGCTGGACTCGTGTGTGCAATGTTTGCCATCTGCATTCCTCATCTTTCAGCTCTTGGAATTTGGCTTGGATTTTCAACTGTCTTCAGCCTAATATACATTATTATATCATTTTTGTTGTCGCTTAAAGATGGTAATATCTCGTGTCTCAAATGTTTATCCCCGCAAATTAGCTCATGATAACTTGTTAACTGGCTtcttaatacattttttaaatgtaaaaggCAACACACAGTGGAATCATGTTAGGGACGCGAAAATTTAAACTATTAGTTTCTGATAATCACATCCTAAATATAAAACTCGTGCAACAAACACACACACTATAAATGTACATTTGATTTAGCATGCATTGTGGTGTCTTATGCTTAATTTGTCGTGTCGAATATATTGTGAAAGACATGTTCTGTAAGACTATGCACTAACCGGTAGAACGTTACCAGGATTACATTCACCGCCTCGTGATTACAAGATTCCTGGAGAAGGTTTTAGCAAAGTATTCACGATAATTGGGGCTTCTGCAAACCTTGTGTTTGCATTTAATACAGGCATGCTTCCTGAGATACAGGTTAGATAAAAGGTTGTAAATTTTCATAGAACACGTTTTTTGTTGATACAAAATTGGATTGAGTTTTATTTGGTTATATAACTTGCAGGCAACAATTAGGCAGCCAGTTGTGAAGAACATGATGAATGCACTGTACTTTCAGTTTACTGCTGGAGTTCTACCATTGTACCTAGTTGCGTTTACAGGATATTGGGCCTATGGATCTTCCACATCAGTGTATTTGCTTAATAGTGTGAATGGTCCAGTTTGGGTGAAGGCTACGGCCAATATTACAGCCTTTCTTCAATCGGTCATTGCATTGCATGTACATACATCTAAATTACAATTCTCATTACTCTTTAATGtattacatgattttttttcccTTGGCTTAACTTGATAATAATTCTTGTTCTGCTTTTATTAGATTTTTGCAAGTCCAATGTACGAGTTTTTGGATACTAAATATGGGATCAAAGGAAGTGCACTGAATGTTAAAAACATGTCGTTTCGAATCGTGGTAAGAGGTGGTTACCTGGCTTTTAACACATTTGTGTCGGCTTTCTTGCCATTCCTCGGAGATTTCATGAGTTTAACGGGGGCGATAAGCACATTTCCCCTTACATTTATTCTTGCAAACCATATGTACCTTAAGGCAAAGGAGGAGAAACTGACAAGCTCGCAAAAGCTCTGGCATTGGTTCAACATTGGTTTCTTTTCCATTATGTCAATTTTAGCAACAATTGCAGCCCTACGACTTATTGCTGTAGACTCCAAAACCTACCATGTTTTTGCTGATGTGTGATTAAATTCCTTCTATTCTTTCAGCAATAGGAACCCCGTAGTTTTTAGTGTTTAAGATGCTTTTGTTTTAGGAATAAAGATAAACATAGAATTTCCTAGTAGTAGATTGCATTGTGTACCAATGTATTAATGTATTTAGTTTACTTCTGAATCAACATTGGTCACTCAGATCAGAAAATATGCATATTTGGCTAGATCATATCCCGGAGGGAGTTGCTCTATCAACATCAACTCAGTCAAGCAAGGTAAGCTAGAATcaacaaaacataaaataaaataaaaattataatcaatACTCAATAAACTGAATACAACactgaatttaaaattataatgccCTACATTTTAGCCTAAAGAACGTTATTTGGTGGTTATAAATAATATCACGAAATAGGAGAAATACTTTAACTGATATTTCTGCAAAAGAATTTGGTAAACCTGCTATCTTAAAGACCTTCGTGAAATCATCTAACAAAAACCCCAAACCTGCAATATTTAACACGGACACTTTTAATAAATTAAGGTCTTTAGGCTCTtttagaataatatatatatcaaGTAACGAATGCAATGTAAATGGCTATGCCATTTTCATATCCTCTACCTAAATGAGAAAACTAAATTCTATACTCTCCAAACTTCATAAGAGGTGCATAGAGAAGAGACAAAC from Phaseolus vulgaris cultivar G19833 chromosome 1, P. vulgaris v2.0, whole genome shotgun sequence carries:
- the LOC137815036 gene encoding L-type lectin-domain containing receptor kinase VIII.2-like, with translation MSGRIRIGERDRDKERIIVPSRKRSGMVAFSLFIFCSFILLGQPSYSSTQPPNLDPDSIDLLGDAHVVANNDAASHVRLTDPSPSSSGLLRRPEPLIFADATTTLSTEFSFSISGNGDGVLLVLTAASGNGSDTVAVEFDTSKDENVGDPNSNHVGIDVGSHVSLAVANVSDVNLVLNNGEKLNAWVDYEAGSKGMEVRLSKWGEKKPSDPIVSLKIDFYKIWHGNPVFAGITSSNGGHWMQVVSIYSWRLRMNKVSTGLHSLPVDPHGLSEDEHRRACPLTVLAGVIFGTGCVALVTFVVLFMWVIFFQKGSEESLAKIPDHPSDVRYERIDVAVERNAQDDES
- the LOC137815047 gene encoding proline transporter 2-like; its protein translation is MGRRDIELQTNKVYGHDVVADAEGPSTAHQISSDSWFQVGFILTTGINSAYVLGYSGTVMVPLGWTGGVVGLVLATIISLYANALIAHLHEYGGQRHIRYRDLAGYIYGKKAYSLTWALQYINLFMINTGYIILAGSALKATYVLFRDDGLLKLPYCIAIAGLVCAMFAICIPHLSALGIWLGFSTVFSLIYIIISFLLSLKDGLHSPPRDYKIPGEGFSKVFTIIGASANLVFAFNTGMLPEIQATIRQPVVKNMMNALYFQFTAGVLPLYLVAFTGYWAYGSSTSVYLLNSVNGPVWVKATANITAFLQSVIALHIFASPMYEFLDTKYGIKGSALNVKNMSFRIVVRGGYLAFNTFVSAFLPFLGDFMSLTGAISTFPLTFILANHMYLKAKEEKLTSSQKLWHWFNIGFFSIMSILATIAALRLIAVDSKTYHVFADV